CTCCCTCCGGACCTGATGTCCAGCACCGACAACGACCTCGAGCTCATGGGGGGGGACCGGCTGGAGGTCCCGATGACTCCGAGCGAGGTGACGGTCATGGGGCAGGTGTACAACCCGACCTCCTTCGTGTACAAGGAGGGCGGTACCGTCTCCTCATATCTCAGGAAGTCTGGGGGGCCCACCCGGGAGGCGGAGGATGACGATATCTACGTCGTGAAAGCGGACGGCTCGGTGGCAAGCAGGCAGCAGTCCTCCTTCGGGATGAGCTGGGACGAGAACGACAAGAAGTGGAGCTTCGGCGGCTTCATGGACCGCCGCGTCGATCCCGGTGACACCATCGTCGTGCCGCAGAAGCTGGAGCGCACGGCGTGGATGAGGAGCATAAAGGATATAACCACCATCGTGTCGCAGATCGCCCTCACAGCGGGGACGGTGTATCTCTGGTTCAAGTAGCGGTGCCCAATTTCCGGTCTTAGCGTGCGCGGCTCCCTCGAATGGGACGCGCTGCACCTCGAGGGGTAGCGATGCAAGAGACGAAACAGACGATTCCTGAAGAAGGGGAGCTCAATCTCCTGGAGCTTGTGCATGTGCTGGCGAGGCGCCGCCGCATTATCATTACCTCCTGCGTTGCCGCCGCCCTCATCTCCGCCGCGGTCTCCTTCGCAATGCCGAAGCAGTACAAGGCGACGGCGACGGTCCTCCCTCCCCAGAAGGAGGGGGCCTCGAACCTGTCGGCCCTTCTGGGGCAGGCGTCCGGGCTGAGTGGCCTTACCACCGGGCTCTTCGGGTCCACCAGCAGCACCGATCTCTACGTCGGGATACTGAAGAGCCGCTCCGTCGCCGATGCGGTCATCGCGAAGCTCGACCTGACGAACGTCTTCCATGCCCGGAACAGGGAGGAGTCGCGCAAGAGACTTTCCTCCGTGGTGAAGGTGCAGGCGGGGAAGGACGGCATCATCACCATCAACGCCGAGATGGAGAGCCCGAAGCTTGCCGCGGATCTCGCCAACGCCATGGTGGCAGAGCTGGGGAAAAAGAGCGTGCAGCTCAACCTGACGAAGGCGGGGGGAGAACGCGTCTTCCTGGAGAAACGCCTTGAGGTGGTGAAGTCCGACCTGAAGAACGCGGAAGAGGAGCTGAAGGGCTTTCAGCAGAGAAACCGCTCCATCAAGGTGGAGGCGCAGGCGGTGGCCACCATCGAAGGGCTCGCGAAGGTAAAGGCTGAGCTTGTTTCCCGCGAGGTGCAGCTTGCTTCCCTCTCCATCTCGCGCACCGCTGAGAGCCCGGAGGTGAAGTCGCTCGAGGGATCGATCGCGCGGCTCCGGCACCAGGTAGCGGCCATGGAAGGGGTGGGGGGGCTGGACGCCATACCCGCGGTCGGGAACGTCCCGGCTCTTGCCGTGGAGTACGCGCGGCGCATGAGGAACCTGAAGGTGCAGGAGGCGATTTACGAGCAGCTGACAAAGCAGTACGAGATGGCGAAGCTCAGCGAGGCGAAAGATTCGGCGTCGCTGCAGGTGCTGGACGAAGCCGTTCCCCCTCTGAAAAAGAGCAAACCGGTACGATCCGTCATCATCCTCGCCAGCACCTTTGCCGCCTTCATCCTCTCCGCGCTGGCGGCCGTTCTCCTGGAGTACGTCCAGCTCCTCCCCCAGGAGGACCGCAAGCGACTGGAGGAGATCAAGGTCGCGCTCCTCCCCTGGAAGGGTGGGTGTTCCTCGTGACGGTGCTGAAAAAAGTGTCATGGCTCGGTTTTATCCTCCTCCTCGCTCCCCTCTTTTTCGGCAGTTCCGCCCTTGCAGGAGAGAACTTCTTCAACAGCCGCCCTCTCGCAAAGGAAGAGCTCGTCCGGCTGAAAGGGGAAGGGGAGAAAATGGTGAAATCGCCGGTAACGGAGTTTCTCCCCGCCACCCTTGCCACCCTCGGCGTCTTCGGAGTCACCTACATTTACGACCGCGAAATCCGCTCCGATCTCGCGGCGAACCGGAGCGACGCGCTGCATCGGGCCGCTGACGTGGGAGCGTTCGTGGGAAACCCCTACCTGCAGCTCGGAGGGGCCGCGATCGTGTACACAACCGGGGCGCTGGCCGACTCTCCGCGGCTGCAGCGGATCGGTGAGGAACTGGGGGAGGCGCTCATCCTCGCCGACCTCTCCGGGTTCGTGTTGAAGAGCGCCGTGGGGCGCGGCAGGCCGCGTACCGGGACCGACCGGGGTAACTTCCGCCCCTTCAGCTTCAAGTCGGAGTACGACTCTCTCCCCTCCATGCACACGGCGAGCTCATTTGCCGTCGCCCACGTCCTCGCCTCCGAGACGGAGAGCGTCCCGGCGAAGCTCCTGTACTACACCGCGGCGGGGTTTGTCGGTTTCTCGCGCCTGTACCAGGAGGAGCACTGGGCAAGCGACATCATCCTCGGTGCCGCGCTGGGGGAGCTGGCGGGGAGGGCGGTGACGAGCTTTCGCGCAGGGGAGAAAGGGAGCGTCCGGCTCGTGCCGGCGGTCTCGCAGCAGGGTGCCGCAGTGGCGCTGCAGGGAACGTTTTAAACCGCCCCCGATAGCGGGGACGGGTGAATCAAGGGTGCCTCGGGCACCTTCAGGAGTGAGCATGCTGAAGGCAGTAATCTTTGACTTCGACGGCGTCATC
The DNA window shown above is from Geomonas sp. RF6 and carries:
- a CDS encoding GumC family protein, with translation MQETKQTIPEEGELNLLELVHVLARRRRIIITSCVAAALISAAVSFAMPKQYKATATVLPPQKEGASNLSALLGQASGLSGLTTGLFGSTSSTDLYVGILKSRSVADAVIAKLDLTNVFHARNREESRKRLSSVVKVQAGKDGIITINAEMESPKLAADLANAMVAELGKKSVQLNLTKAGGERVFLEKRLEVVKSDLKNAEEELKGFQQRNRSIKVEAQAVATIEGLAKVKAELVSREVQLASLSISRTAESPEVKSLEGSIARLRHQVAAMEGVGGLDAIPAVGNVPALAVEYARRMRNLKVQEAIYEQLTKQYEMAKLSEAKDSASLQVLDEAVPPLKKSKPVRSVIILASTFAAFILSALAAVLLEYVQLLPQEDRKRLEEIKVALLPWKGGCSS
- a CDS encoding phosphatase PAP2 family protein, translated to MFLVTVLKKVSWLGFILLLAPLFFGSSALAGENFFNSRPLAKEELVRLKGEGEKMVKSPVTEFLPATLATLGVFGVTYIYDREIRSDLAANRSDALHRAADVGAFVGNPYLQLGGAAIVYTTGALADSPRLQRIGEELGEALILADLSGFVLKSAVGRGRPRTGTDRGNFRPFSFKSEYDSLPSMHTASSFAVAHVLASETESVPAKLLYYTAAGFVGFSRLYQEEHWASDIILGAALGELAGRAVTSFRAGEKGSVRLVPAVSQQGAAVALQGTF